In Nitrospinota bacterium, a genomic segment contains:
- a CDS encoding deoxyguanosinetriphosphate triphosphohydrolase — MIKRQDIEQIEKQGLAPYAIKSGESQGRQYPEEEHLYRTRFQRDRDRVIHSSAFRRLEYKTQVFVYHEGDYYRTRLTHSLEVAQITRSICKSMQLNEDLAEAIALSHDLGHPPFGHNGQSVLNELMKEHGGFEHNKQSLRIVKLLEKKYPEFKGLNLTWEVLEGISKHTKDTENPISRNAGFRYPSLEAQVADCADGIAYNAHDLDDGITSNLLDIDKLREVALWRENEKLLDEKYSNLDFKLKKYQIVRRIINDLITDFREHTIQNLTRLNMRSPDDIRSAPQRVAGFGPEMDEKNKELKKFLFKNMYTHRRVMRMEFKAELYLTEIFKAYKKLPVLLPESSEKQTESLERKICDYVSGMTDRYAISEYKNLFTPDERD; from the coding sequence TTGATCAAACGCCAGGACATTGAACAGATCGAAAAGCAAGGGCTGGCTCCCTATGCCATCAAAAGCGGTGAAAGCCAGGGACGTCAGTACCCGGAAGAGGAGCACCTTTACCGGACCCGTTTTCAGCGGGATCGGGACCGGGTCATTCATTCGTCTGCGTTTCGTCGGCTGGAATACAAAACCCAGGTCTTCGTATATCACGAAGGGGACTATTATCGCACCCGGTTGACGCATTCGCTGGAAGTGGCGCAAATCACACGCTCCATTTGCAAATCCATGCAATTAAATGAGGATCTGGCGGAAGCCATTGCCCTTTCACATGATTTAGGGCACCCTCCTTTTGGCCATAACGGGCAAAGTGTTCTCAATGAGCTGATGAAAGAGCATGGAGGCTTTGAGCACAACAAGCAGAGTCTCAGGATTGTGAAACTGCTTGAAAAAAAGTATCCAGAATTTAAAGGTCTCAATCTGACCTGGGAAGTTTTGGAAGGGATCAGCAAACACACGAAGGATACGGAGAACCCCATTTCCAGGAATGCAGGATTCCGATACCCTTCTTTGGAAGCGCAGGTGGCGGACTGCGCAGATGGAATCGCCTACAACGCCCATGACCTGGACGACGGAATCACTTCCAATCTATTGGATATTGACAAACTCCGGGAGGTGGCCTTATGGAGAGAAAACGAGAAACTGCTGGATGAGAAATATTCGAATCTGGACTTTAAGCTCAAAAAATATCAGATCGTTCGTAGAATTATCAACGACCTGATCACGGACTTCAGGGAACATACGATTCAAAACTTGACGCGATTAAATATGCGAAGCCCCGACGATATTCGTTCGGCACCGCAGCGGGTGGCGGGTTTCGGGCCGGAGATGGATGAGAAGAACAAGGAGTTGAAAAAATTTCTTTTCAAGAATATGTACACGCATCGAAGGGTCATGCGGATGGAGTTTAAAGCTGAACTTTATCTAACGGAGATTTTCAAGGCCTACAAAAAATTGCCCGTGTTGTTACCGGAATCTTCTGAAAAGCAAACTGAGTCTCTGGAAAGAAAAATCT
- a CDS encoding ATP-binding protein — protein sequence MDKFEDMGVDSMEKIKSRVDYLEKTNSWYFIALERLASLWDMDKDVKLYRDPKFLFANARKHLQQFMKFRTLAFYLVEEPNNQFLLEDCYPESDRGFVEKEVLYQIEQGNFAWALRQSRPLVVPDQNSDSELILHRVATKSRVAGMFVGRFEGDVHKVPVEQLNLISIILSNTAYAIENGSLFKHVQNQNLNLEKTVKERTQTLENQARQLKNEIAERTKIEEELKRSNQDLQDFASIASHDLQEPLRKVVMFGDRLKDQFSEAMNEKALDFLVRMGNAASRMQTLIDELLLYSRVGTKEEPFKETNLEKIIRDVLSDLESRITRSKAKVHMEALPIIEADGIQMRQLFQNLIGNALKFHKKDIPPEIVIRGHMNGASVCEILVKDNGVGFDEKYVQRIFKPFERLHGRSDYEGSGMGLAICQKIVKRHGGSIHVESKLNEGCKFTVTLPIKQPAVERREVG from the coding sequence ATGGATAAATTTGAAGACATGGGCGTGGATTCTATGGAGAAAATTAAATCCCGGGTGGATTACCTCGAAAAAACCAATAGCTGGTATTTCATTGCATTGGAGAGGTTGGCCTCTTTGTGGGACATGGATAAAGATGTCAAGTTGTATCGGGATCCTAAATTTCTTTTCGCGAATGCCCGGAAGCATTTGCAACAGTTCATGAAGTTTCGCACCCTGGCCTTTTATCTGGTGGAAGAACCGAACAACCAGTTTTTGCTGGAGGATTGTTACCCCGAGTCGGACCGGGGGTTCGTAGAAAAGGAAGTGCTTTATCAGATTGAACAGGGGAACTTTGCCTGGGCGCTGAGACAAAGTCGTCCTTTAGTGGTGCCAGATCAGAATTCAGACAGTGAATTGATCCTTCATAGGGTGGCCACCAAATCGCGGGTGGCAGGGATGTTTGTGGGAAGATTTGAAGGAGATGTTCACAAGGTTCCTGTAGAGCAACTCAATTTAATTTCTATTATTCTTTCCAATACGGCTTATGCGATTGAGAATGGTTCGCTTTTCAAACACGTCCAAAACCAAAACTTGAACCTGGAAAAAACTGTCAAGGAACGGACGCAGACTTTGGAAAATCAAGCCCGGCAATTGAAAAATGAAATTGCAGAACGGACAAAAATTGAGGAAGAACTCAAACGCAGCAATCAGGATTTACAGGATTTTGCCTCCATCGCCTCGCATGATCTGCAGGAACCTTTGCGTAAGGTGGTTATGTTTGGAGATCGATTGAAAGATCAATTTTCAGAGGCAATGAACGAAAAAGCTCTGGATTTTTTGGTGCGTATGGGAAATGCCGCTTCCAGAATGCAGACGTTAATTGATGAGCTGCTCCTATATTCCAGAGTCGGCACCAAAGAGGAGCCTTTCAAAGAGACAAATTTGGAAAAAATTATCAGGGATGTATTGTCTGATCTGGAAAGCCGGATCACCCGGTCAAAAGCAAAGGTCCATATGGAAGCGCTCCCGATCATCGAAGCTGACGGGATTCAGATGCGGCAATTATTTCAAAACCTGATCGGCAATGCCTTGAAATTTCACAAAAAAGATATTCCTCCAGAGATAGTGATCCGTGGCCACATGAATGGGGCGAGCGTTTGTGAAATCCTTGTTAAGGATAATGGCGTAGGATTCGATGAAAAATATGTCCAGCGGATTTTTAAACCCTTCGAACGCCTGCATGGAAGAAGCGATTACGAAGGTTCGGGCATGGGGTTGGCCATTTGTCAAAAGATCGTTAAACGTCATGGCGGGTCTATCCATGTTGAAAGCAAACTCAATGAAGGTTGTAAATTCACTGTAACCCTCCCTATCAAACAGCCAGCAGTGGAACGGAGGGAAGTTGGCTGA